A single region of the Malaclemys terrapin pileata isolate rMalTer1 chromosome 2, rMalTer1.hap1, whole genome shotgun sequence genome encodes:
- the BAG1 gene encoding BAG family molecular chaperone regulator 1 isoform X1, producing MASAGTPVTVTVTYSNEKHTVQIASHQEDSEPTLQDMALLIEQVTGVPVPFQKLICKGKSLKEMEQPLSALGVKNGCKVMLIGKRNSPEEEAELKKLKDFEKSVEQIANKLEEINKEFTGIQKGFLAKDLQAEALNHLDKRIKGTAEQFMKILEQIDAILDNVFLERRRKLTKNLPENFSDCKLKKKGLVKKVQGFLAQCDTVEGSIGQEMDKLQSKNLALAE from the exons ATGGCGTCGGCCGGGACCCCGGTCACCGTGACCGTCACCTACA GTAATGAAAAACATACTGTTCAGATTGCTTCTCATCAGGAAGACAGTGAACCAACACTACAAGACATGGCTCTGCTTATTGAACAAGTCACTGGGGTTCCAGTTCCTTTTCAAAAACTGATATGCAAAG GAAAGTCCCTGAAGGAAATGGAACAGCCATTATCAGCACTTGGAGTTAAAAATGGTTGTAAAGTCATGCTGATTGGGAAAAGG AATAGTCCAGAGGAAGAGGCAgaattaaagaaattaaaagaTTTTGAGAAGTCAGTGGAACAAATTGCTAACAAATTGGAGGAAATTAATAAAGAGTTCACAGGCATCCAAAAG GGCTTTCTAGCAAAAGATCTTCAAGCTGAAGCTCTTAACCACCTGGACAAGAGGATAAAAGGAACTGCTGAGCAGTTCATGAAGATCCTGGAACAGATAGATGCCATT TTGGACAACGTATTCCTGGAGAGGAGACGTAAACTGACTAAG AATCTACCAGAGAATTTCAGTGATTGCAAACTGAAAAAGAAGGGGTTGGTGAAAAAAGTTCAG gGTTTTCTTGCCCAGTGTGACACAGTTGAAGGAAGTATTGGTCAAGAAATGGATAAGCTACAATCAAAGAACTTGGCACTGGCAGAATGA
- the BAG1 gene encoding BAG family molecular chaperone regulator 1 isoform X2: protein MASAGTPVTVTVTYSNEKHTVQIASHQEDSEPTLQDMALLIEQVTGVPVPFQKLICKGKSLKEMEQPLSALGVKNGCKVMLIGKRNSPEEEAELKKLKDFEKSVEQIANKLEEINKEFTGIQKGFLAKDLQAEALNHLDKRIKGTAEQFMKILEQIDAINLPENFSDCKLKKKGLVKKVQGFLAQCDTVEGSIGQEMDKLQSKNLALAE, encoded by the exons ATGGCGTCGGCCGGGACCCCGGTCACCGTGACCGTCACCTACA GTAATGAAAAACATACTGTTCAGATTGCTTCTCATCAGGAAGACAGTGAACCAACACTACAAGACATGGCTCTGCTTATTGAACAAGTCACTGGGGTTCCAGTTCCTTTTCAAAAACTGATATGCAAAG GAAAGTCCCTGAAGGAAATGGAACAGCCATTATCAGCACTTGGAGTTAAAAATGGTTGTAAAGTCATGCTGATTGGGAAAAGG AATAGTCCAGAGGAAGAGGCAgaattaaagaaattaaaagaTTTTGAGAAGTCAGTGGAACAAATTGCTAACAAATTGGAGGAAATTAATAAAGAGTTCACAGGCATCCAAAAG GGCTTTCTAGCAAAAGATCTTCAAGCTGAAGCTCTTAACCACCTGGACAAGAGGATAAAAGGAACTGCTGAGCAGTTCATGAAGATCCTGGAACAGATAGATGCCATT AATCTACCAGAGAATTTCAGTGATTGCAAACTGAAAAAGAAGGGGTTGGTGAAAAAAGTTCAG gGTTTTCTTGCCCAGTGTGACACAGTTGAAGGAAGTATTGGTCAAGAAATGGATAAGCTACAATCAAAGAACTTGGCACTGGCAGAATGA